One segment of Ficedula albicollis isolate OC2 chromosome 2, FicAlb1.5, whole genome shotgun sequence DNA contains the following:
- the ROPN1L gene encoding ropporin-1-like protein yields the protein MPLPETMFCAQQIKIPPELPDILKQFTKAAIRTQPYDVLQWAAAYFSALSKGEPLPVKERLEMPLAAKKKDAGLTPGLLKVLHKQLSSKGMVTVAELREKWKHLGLPEEQLGAILQLGSFGEEVEWMKFLALGCSVLGGSLLSSMKQACEILTRDPEGGAARIPFETFSFLYLYLASIDGELSKAETKAFLLGIKEQADKHSGMVLIRHFLPYSFIFY from the exons ATGCCTCTTCCAGAAACTATGTTCTGTGCTCAGCAAATcaaaatccctcctgagctTCCTGATATTCTGAAGCAATTTACTAAAGCTGCTATTAGGACTCAGCCTTATGATGTTTTGCAGTGGGCAGCTGC GTATTTTTCAGCCTTGTCTAAAGGTGAACCCCTTCCTGTGAAGGAGAGGCTCGAAATGCCTttagcagcaaagaaaaaagatgctGGTTTGACCCCAGGACTCCTTAAGGTCTTGCACAAACAG CTTTCTTCCAAAGGCATGGTGACCGttgcagagctgagggaaaaaTGGAAGCATTTGGGCttgccagaggagcagctgggagctatcctgcagctgggcagtTTTGGCGAGGAGGTGGAATGGATGAAGTTTCTGGCACTTGGGTGCAGCGTGCTTGGTGGG TCCTTACTGAGTTCAATGAAACAGGCCTGTGAGATCCTAACAAGAGACCCAGAAGGCGGAGCTGCTCGAATTCCCTTCGAAACGTTCTCATTCCTTTATTTGTATTTGGCCAGTATTGATGGAGAGTTATCAAAGGCAGAAACTAAAGCATTCCTCCTAGGAATTAAAGAACAAGC GGACAAACACTCTGGCATGGTGCTGATCAGACACTTCCTGCCATACTCCTTCATATTTTATTGA